From the genome of Nocardia sp. NBC_01503, one region includes:
- a CDS encoding MMPL family transporter codes for MFTRWGDLVYKLRYTVLGVVVAALLSLGAFGLGVEDHLSSSGWFDPNSESTHAAVLKDSVYSRDHNSDVVLLYTAPDGKTIDDPAWSRKVIDSLNSLPKKYPQIAKVNASPWKTETGQQLAQAASTDRKRAFASVALNGNNDTEMLQAYGAVQNAFAIPDVTVEVGGLQPIAYTLNNTIASDVKRMEMLALPAVAILLFFIFGGIVAAALPLIIGGLTIIAANGMIMALTKYTEVNSFVSAVVSMIGLGLAIDYGLFIVSRFREELAEGYDTRAAVRRSVMTAGRTVTSSATMIIAASAGMLLFPQGFLKSVAYGTIAAVLLAMVTSLTVLPALLSILGRRVDSLSLKWIRKTKTAEEIEAGFWGKLTAWVMKHPLKVAIPLTIGLLLLIIPVKNLQFGGISETYLPPDNPVRLAQQHFDETFPLRKSDPVQLVITTDNSRNIGAILQQANKAPGLVKNGQFGTPAKPPNGSNVWVSEATVEDSSHPEATVDYLRSMELPDGVELAVTGQPVLMMDSLDSLLDRMPWMIGIVLLVTTILMFLTFGSLVLPLKAALMSALGLGSTLGILTWIFIDGHGASLLNFTPQPITAPVLVLIIAIIYGLSVDYEVFLLSRMVEARAQGASTTEAVRAGTAQTGRIITAAALILLVVTGAFAFSDLVMMQYIAYGMVAALFIDATVLRMLLVPATMKLLGDDCWWAPAWMKRIQQKIGLGEPMLADERPGGGEVVDLVKTTPITDPVTMQIPALTDSAALRLRKPRAPRKIDIDSEAPTQRITKSGGPILGTPGSAPSGSTPTGSATTAGGESPFGPPQSAPWSPPAGSPPAAAAGFPPPPAKPASLTNLGAPTGEASGPAPEPEVSNEAPAQAGSGVTPRTIGSGMPGSAPSTPESDSEAPTREVAAQEATAPAKPAPQNGIPTISAPPTPPTAPAPPLVEAPSAPTPAAAQQDSPAEPPHVIGAERVLPPPSQKMPPHPATRAQLYQPHEAEQLLESESAESDGAQPHPTHHSAEEQPQGGGRSSIEQWMSDLRSARRRTGKTEDDDDDEGKHRGGDGRTVSVNELLRRQNRD; via the coding sequence GTGTTCACCCGCTGGGGCGACCTGGTCTACAAGCTGCGCTACACCGTTCTGGGTGTAGTGGTCGCTGCCCTGCTCTCGCTCGGTGCGTTCGGGCTCGGAGTTGAGGATCACCTGAGCTCCAGCGGATGGTTCGACCCCAATTCCGAGTCGACACATGCGGCGGTGCTGAAGGATTCGGTGTACAGCCGCGATCACAACAGTGATGTGGTGCTGCTCTACACCGCGCCCGACGGTAAGACGATCGACGATCCGGCGTGGAGCCGGAAGGTCATCGACAGCCTCAACTCGCTGCCGAAGAAGTACCCGCAGATCGCCAAGGTCAACGCCTCGCCATGGAAGACCGAGACGGGTCAGCAGCTCGCGCAGGCGGCCAGTACCGATCGAAAGCGCGCCTTCGCCTCCGTCGCTCTCAACGGCAACAACGACACCGAGATGCTGCAGGCCTACGGCGCGGTTCAGAACGCCTTCGCGATTCCGGATGTGACGGTCGAGGTCGGCGGTCTGCAACCGATCGCCTACACGCTGAACAATACGATCGCCAGCGATGTGAAGCGCATGGAGATGCTCGCGCTCCCCGCGGTCGCGATCCTGCTGTTCTTCATCTTCGGCGGCATCGTCGCCGCCGCACTGCCATTGATCATCGGCGGTCTGACCATCATCGCCGCCAACGGCATGATCATGGCGCTGACCAAATACACCGAGGTGAACTCGTTCGTCTCAGCCGTGGTCTCGATGATCGGCCTGGGCCTGGCCATCGACTACGGCCTCTTCATAGTCAGCCGCTTCCGTGAGGAATTGGCCGAGGGGTACGACACGCGTGCGGCGGTGCGCCGTTCGGTCATGACCGCCGGTCGCACCGTGACCTCCTCGGCGACCATGATCATCGCGGCGAGCGCGGGCATGCTGCTGTTCCCGCAGGGCTTCCTGAAGTCGGTCGCCTACGGCACCATCGCCGCGGTCCTGCTGGCCATGGTGACCTCCTTGACCGTATTGCCCGCGCTGCTGAGCATTCTCGGCCGGCGCGTGGACAGCTTGAGCCTCAAGTGGATTCGCAAGACCAAGACCGCCGAGGAGATCGAGGCCGGTTTCTGGGGCAAGCTCACCGCCTGGGTGATGAAGCATCCGCTCAAGGTCGCGATCCCGCTGACCATCGGATTGCTGCTGCTCATCATTCCGGTGAAGAATCTGCAATTCGGTGGAATCTCGGAAACCTATCTGCCACCGGATAATCCGGTTCGACTGGCACAGCAGCACTTCGACGAGACCTTCCCGCTGCGTAAATCCGATCCGGTGCAGTTGGTCATCACCACCGACAACTCCAGGAATATCGGCGCGATTCTCCAGCAGGCGAACAAGGCTCCGGGGCTGGTGAAGAACGGCCAATTCGGCACCCCGGCCAAACCGCCGAACGGCTCGAACGTCTGGGTCTCCGAGGCGACCGTCGAGGACAGCTCGCACCCCGAGGCGACCGTCGATTACCTGCGGTCGATGGAGCTGCCGGACGGTGTCGAGCTCGCGGTCACCGGTCAGCCGGTCCTGATGATGGACAGTCTCGACTCGCTGCTGGATCGCATGCCGTGGATGATCGGCATCGTCCTGCTGGTCACCACGATCCTGATGTTCCTCACCTTCGGCTCACTGGTACTGCCGTTGAAGGCCGCGCTGATGAGTGCGCTGGGCCTGGGATCGACGCTGGGCATCCTGACCTGGATCTTCATCGACGGTCATGGTGCGTCGCTGTTGAACTTCACACCGCAGCCGATTACGGCGCCGGTGCTGGTGCTGATCATCGCGATCATCTACGGCCTCTCGGTGGACTACGAGGTATTCCTGTTGTCCCGCATGGTCGAGGCGCGCGCCCAGGGCGCGAGCACCACCGAGGCGGTGCGGGCGGGTACCGCGCAGACCGGGCGCATCATCACCGCGGCGGCATTGATCCTGCTCGTGGTGACCGGCGCGTTCGCCTTCTCCGATCTGGTGATGATGCAGTACATCGCCTACGGCATGGTGGCGGCGCTCTTCATCGACGCGACCGTACTGCGCATGCTGCTGGTGCCCGCCACCATGAAGCTGCTCGGCGACGACTGCTGGTGGGCTCCGGCCTGGATGAAGCGGATCCAGCAGAAGATCGGGCTCGGCGAGCCGATGCTCGCCGATGAGCGGCCCGGTGGCGGTGAGGTGGTCGACCTGGTCAAGACCACACCGATCACCGATCCGGTCACCATGCAGATTCCGGCGCTGACGGATTCGGCGGCGCTGCGACTGCGCAAACCGCGTGCGCCGCGCAAGATCGATATCGATAGTGAGGCGCCGACCCAGCGCATCACCAAGTCCGGTGGGCCGATTCTGGGGACCCCCGGTTCGGCCCCGAGCGGTTCGACTCCGACCGGATCGGCAACGACGGCGGGCGGCGAAAGTCCGTTCGGACCGCCACAGTCCGCCCCCTGGTCGCCCCCCGCGGGCAGCCCGCCCGCCGCGGCGGCCGGGTTCCCGCCGCCGCCGGCCAAACCGGCTTCGCTCACCAATCTCGGCGCGCCCACGGGCGAAGCCTCCGGGCCCGCTCCGGAGCCCGAGGTGTCGAATGAGGCTCCGGCGCAGGCCGGTTCCGGTGTGACGCCGCGGACCATCGGTTCGGGGATGCCCGGTAGCGCGCCGAGCACTCCGGAGAGCGATTCCGAGGCGCCGACCCGCGAGGTCGCCGCCCAGGAGGCGACCGCACCGGCCAAACCCGCCCCGCAGAACGGGATTCCGACGATATCGGCTCCGCCCACGCCGCCCACGGCTCCGGCGCCGCCGCTGGTCGAGGCGCCTTCGGCCCCGACTCCGGCTGCGGCGCAGCAGGACTCACCGGCGGAGCCGCCGCATGTGATCGGCGCCGAACGGGTACTGCCACCGCCGTCGCAGAAGATGCCACCGCATCCGGCCACTCGGGCCCAGCTGTATCAGCCGCACGAGGCGGAGCAGCTGCTGGAATCCGAATCCGCCGAATCCGATGGGGCGCAACCGCATCCGACGCATCACTCGGCCGAGGAGCAGCCGCAGGGTGGTGGGCGCAGCAGTATCGAACAGTGGATGTCGGATCTGCGTTCGGCGCGCCGCCGCACCGGCAAGACCGAGGATGATGACGACGACGAGGGTAAGCACCGCGGTGGCGACGGCCGCACCGTGAGTGTGAACGAATTGCTCCGTCGCCAGAACCGCGACTGA
- a CDS encoding NYN domain-containing protein → MSVSEMAPEVADVAEIMHGTASSELAGTTGLSGSSTDFRRVLLVWDAPNLDMGLGAILGGRPTAAYRPRFDALGRWLLARTAELSVGSRQRVEPEATVFTNIAPGTADVVRPWVEALRNVGYAVFAKPKIDEDSDVDSDMLAHIELRRRGAGLAGIMVASADGQAFRAPLEEIAASGVPVQVLGFREHASWAVTSDILEFVDLEDIPGVFREPLPRVSLDSLPDEGAWLQPFRPLTALLTSRPAQGVA, encoded by the coding sequence ATGAGCGTCAGTGAGATGGCCCCGGAGGTCGCGGATGTTGCCGAAATAATGCACGGCACTGCATCGTCCGAACTAGCGGGCACCACCGGCCTTTCCGGAAGTAGTACCGATTTCCGTCGCGTACTACTGGTCTGGGACGCACCGAACCTCGATATGGGGCTCGGCGCGATTCTCGGTGGCCGCCCCACCGCCGCCTACCGCCCGCGCTTCGACGCGCTCGGCCGCTGGCTGCTCGCGCGCACCGCGGAGCTGTCGGTCGGCAGCCGTCAGCGTGTGGAGCCCGAGGCCACCGTCTTCACCAATATCGCCCCCGGCACCGCCGATGTGGTGCGGCCATGGGTGGAGGCGCTGCGAAATGTCGGTTATGCCGTTTTCGCAAAACCCAAAATCGACGAAGACTCCGACGTCGACAGCGATATGCTCGCCCACATCGAGCTACGCCGCCGAGGCGCGGGGCTGGCCGGCATCATGGTCGCCTCCGCCGATGGTCAGGCGTTCCGCGCACCGCTCGAGGAGATCGCCGCCAGTGGCGTTCCAGTTCAGGTGCTCGGATTCCGTGAGCACGCGAGTTGGGCAGTCACGTCGGATATTCTCGAGTTCGTCGACCTCGAGGACATCCCGGGCGTGTTCCGTGAACCGCTGCCCAGGGTGAGCCTCGACTCGCTGCCCGACGAGGGAGCATGGCTGCAGCCGTTCCGGCCGCTGACAGCGCTGCTCACCTCCCGCCCCGCTCAAGGAGTCGCTTAG